A genomic window from Nocardioides sp. BP30 includes:
- a CDS encoding flavin reductase family protein: MNTVTTGHAGAGELTPQVLRTAFAAFPSGVTAVAAMVDGRPMGMAASSFTSVSLEPALVSVCVAHTSSTWKLLAAAPRIGVSVLAEHHGETARSLAARGEEKFANVEWSADEAGAIFIHDSALWLRCSIHDAIAVGDHDIVVLEVESLDRFEGVAPMVFHGSGFHGMSRGTKRVPLRNGWGWEFDPFS, from the coding sequence GTGAACACCGTGACCACCGGGCACGCCGGAGCCGGCGAGCTCACCCCGCAGGTGCTGCGCACCGCGTTCGCTGCCTTCCCGAGCGGCGTCACCGCCGTGGCCGCGATGGTGGACGGCCGGCCGATGGGGATGGCGGCGAGCTCGTTCACGTCGGTGTCCCTGGAGCCGGCGCTCGTGTCCGTCTGCGTCGCCCATACCTCCTCGACCTGGAAGCTCCTGGCAGCGGCTCCGCGGATCGGCGTCAGCGTGCTCGCCGAGCACCACGGTGAGACCGCGCGGAGCCTCGCCGCGCGCGGCGAGGAGAAGTTCGCGAACGTCGAGTGGTCCGCTGACGAGGCCGGAGCGATCTTCATCCACGACTCTGCGCTCTGGCTGCGCTGCTCGATCCACGACGCCATCGCCGTCGGCGACCACGACATCGTCGTCCTCGAGGTGGAGTCGCTCGACCGCTTCGAGGGCGTGGCGCCGATGGTCTTCCACGGCAGCGGCTTCCACGGCATGAGCCGCGGGACCAAGCGCGTTCCGCTGCGCAACGGCTGGGGCTGGGAGTTCGATCCCTTCTCCTGA